GGTGATCCGGCGAGATTGCTAGGATTTTCATGATGCCCGCTTTATCTTGTATCGTGCTCGAGCAGTTGACTTGGCCGCCGATGTAGAATGCCACCTGTCCACGGGAATCTAGTAGAGGGGCTGCATGTGCTGTTAGAGTTGAGTGTGCTTTGTACGCAATGAGACGATGCATACCTGTGTAGAGTAGGTTCCAGAAGGGCTCGCCATTTTTCCGATAGTTGAGCAGGAACTCGACTGATTCCTTTTGAGTGCGGATGCAATGACGGATCCGATCTACTGATGATGCATCTGTGTCTCTTCCTTGTAGGAACCTACAATTTCGAGGAATGATGTCTTTGCGTTGATACCCGGTCACTGCAACGAATCCATCCGAGGCATACACAATGGGATTATCGACTTGACTAGACCCATACTTAGTGCGTGGTTTCCAATTGAGTCCGTCATGATGCTCACCTTGGTTTTGTTAGGCAGAAACAGTCACCTAGTCCCTGGAACCTGTGACGATCACCGCTCAATGCTTCCGATGCTCCCAGCGTCATTTGCAAACGGACAAAGTGTGGATAAGATTGCGTGTAAATGGTTTCTTGCACCGTGTTCTCCGCTTCATTGAACATATTCTTCATACCTGGCTGAGTCTCTCGCAGTACGGTCCCGACGTTGGTACGCAATTCGTTGTTCATCTGAGGTGGGAGAACGACACGTGCGGGAGGCGTGGTGTTGAGATATCGTTCATCAATGCTGGCGATGGCCGAGTATGATTCCTCCATGATCTTGCGATGTTGTTGAACCTGCGCACCCCATCAGCATTGACCAAGACACGATTGCCAGCCTGCCCTACCTGGTCCAGGAATGACATGTGCTTGGAACCTATCAGAACTTTTGTGAACTCGCGCAAACGATATTTTGCTGGTGGGTTATCCAATGCATCCAGAAATGTCTCCCTGCTCAAGATGTCTTGCATCATCCTCGGGCTGGCCCCAGGTTCTAGCGTCTTTCGTAATGCAGAATAGGCACTATAGGCCTGGGACGACCCATCGGGAAGAGGTGGTAAAGACACGACACTCCCATTTGTCGGGTCTTGTGAGCGTGCAGAGGAGGGCTCAGATGAATCTCCGCTGGGGGTCGCTGACGCACGCGCGCTGTCCACTCGAATCGCACTCTCCGTGGGAGATACACGCTTCGTCTGCTCGTCAGTTGCTTTGTCGTTGGCTTGCAGCTCAAACGGGCCATGAGACTGGTGCTGATGTCCATCCGAATTGGCCCTCGCTTTTGAGTAGAGCTCTCTACCATACCAGCCACTTTCGCGCTGCTCATCTGTTGACCGCGGTTTGACTACTGTCAGGGGATCTGGAAAGTCAAAGTTGAACCCAGTTGATTGCATGTTATTCTCGGACACGACTGCCCTCGCCGTCGGCCATGGTTGTGTCATAATTGTTAGTGATGGGATACAGGATGAATCTCAGCGTGACGGTAGATTAGCCGATTTTGCGAGACGGAAAGATCAGAGCGCAGAAGTATGCTGTCCATGCCGTGATATTGACCGATGGCATTGTCAACGCTATGTAGCCTGCAGTCTCCTTGCATGATCATGTCGTAGGCCAACGATAACAATTTGTGATCGTGACCGAATGCCCAATATAAAGTGCGCGTCGAGTGTTACAGATCATTCCTACCGATTGGATGTCGGATTTTTAGGCGAGTATCGGCAAGCTGCTGGCTCCCCTCAACCAAAGCCCGAAGATTGCCACACGGCAGACGGGACACGAATCTCGTCATCGAACGATGAAAATGAGCCAATGAGGCTTTGTACTGCACGATCTAGATCTTTCACATGTGGTACCCACGTGTGGAAGTGGCAAGTCTTGCTCCTGACCAGGATCCTGGGGCGTGCTCGGAGCAAACTCCTGGCTCGGGGCCCCGATTACGTGCAGAGAAGTAGGTGAATGCAGCATTCGCCTGTAGAATCCCAGCGTTGTCGATCCTCCATGTGCAAGCCTTTTTGCTCGACTGAAAATACACGAGTCCATGGTCTTGCAGTCGAAGAAGGTCTTCGATTCTCGCCCGACATTTGAGGCAAATCAGACGCCAAGCTACAATCGTGCTCGAGCGCCCAGAGCTGCGGTTTCCTGGTTCGAGAGTGGCTCCACAAGATCCGCTTGTGCTTCTGGAAGATGTATTTGAGGGGGTCCAGGTTCCACTTCTGGTTCAGGCTCTGGCAATGCGTGCTGTTCTGGCAAATCAATATTCTCTCGGCGGCACTTTTCTGCGCGTAGAGCGATTCGGGCCCGAAGTGTGGGATCTGCAGAAATTTCCCTTCGGTCGAGGTCAGAGAGAAATTTTACCGCAGTAGAGAGTGAAGTGTACGCGATCTGCTCGCTTCCCATATATCCAGGGATCTTCTGGTTCGAAATGCTTGCGAAAGAGGTTGGCCCTGACAAGAGATGAGCATCATCGCCAGTAAGGACCAGCGCTGCCAGTCCGTggccgtcttcttcttgaatgATGTGTGGCCAGTAGAGCATCAGTATGGCCCGTACGGTCGGCATGAGTATGTCATCCAGACGAGGTTGGAACCCAAATCTACGCCAACTGTTCTCTTGCCAAACGCGACATTCATCAGATTGGAACCAGTTGCAAAGGCTGATGTGGTCTTCTACGAGGTCGTCGAGGTGATTCTCTGGATCATGATGTGGATAACGCGAAGCGCGATATTGACAGGGATGAAAGAACCACCTATTCTTGAGCATCAAGGTGGGATGTGCCTCGTGCCAGACCTCAGCGATTGTTGAATATGCTGCTCTGGACTTGACTGTATGGTGCACTGCCATGTCATCTTCAAGCACGACGTACAGTAGAATGCTTCTGTTGTGCACCTGTTTCAGAGTGAATTTTTGGCGCTGGTTGAACTGGCCATCATCAGGAGGGAATACAGTGCCTCTCTCTGCCAGAGCGTGAAATTTAATTCGAGCTTTGATGTGAGCCTTTTCGCAGACTTCTCCTCCCTCGCCCTTGCAGGTGTGGTTGTGCTTTGGCGGTCTTTGACCAGGTATCCACGACTGTCCGGCAATGTTGTGGCTAGATGTCTGCTTTGGCGCTGTGCTCCTGCCTCCAGCGGATGTGGCAATAGGTGCCGATGTCGACTCCATGGCTGGATGCGTAGGAAGATATCACTACTGCAGAACGACTGATGTGCGGAAGAAGATCGGATGCGCAGGATGAGGAAAAAGGTAGAAGcttagaagagaaagaagacgcGTAGTATCCAGACCCTCGCACGTGCCACTGCCCTCGCAACAAATTTTGGAACGCTACTGACTCACCTGAGCGAGCAACAAGCGACATATTGCAAATTGAAAGCAAATTGAAAGCAAATTGAAAGCCTTGTTAAACAATTTACACCTGTGACACAAGCCCATCGCGCGACAGCCAGTCTCTTTCGACACCGCCGCCCTGCTTGAGGCCACGTCCCAACCGATGGTAGGTTCTGGCAGCTGGTCTGGTAGATGTGAAAGGCCTGGTCGGCCCAGATTCGACTCACCGACCTGGAGATCTGACCCGCAAATCTTCGTGTTTGCGAGGCCGTATGGAATTGTCAAGAGCGCATGCGGTTCATAGTCCACGACAGAGATTCCGATGCGCGTTCTCAGTACGATAAATCGTCAGAGCATCATCAAAGATGGACCTATTGTTGCAGTAACCATGATCATCCACGTCTGTACGACCTTGATCCACCTTTGGAGCCTCCACGATCTCAGAGACCTACCTTATGTAAGCTATCGAGAAACGAGCTGTTCCTTGGCTCCCTCCCAACTACACTGCAATAGGCCGCTTCAGTGTTGTACACTACTCCGCGAGTGCTCCATCTTCATACTAGACGCCCTGGAAGTTTCTTCCTGAGCGGAGTGAAGCTTGAGACAGTGTGACGACACATCACGAGATTTTGCATCATTCGAGCTCCCCTAGTGATGGGATGACGACAAGAGTTCGGATCGATAGAAGGCTTGCAAGATAGCCCTCCTGTCCCGGCGAACGCGTCTCGCTGTCAGTCGCTTGAATCAGCCTCGGGCATTCCTGTGCCCAGGTTTCCGGAATGCCGCTCCATTTGGTCGATGACATTGGCACATGCCGGCATGTCGTTCTTGAGAGCATGGAGCCCGCAGTAGCTCTACTGCTGTCAGGAGCGCTCTTACCTTGCACTTCATTATCGTGCTGCTGTCGGCTCATACACCAAAGTACCACGCCATTCTGGGTCACCAGATTGGGAATACAAACTCTGCCGTGCGGTGAAAGAGTGTCAGTTGAAGTGCAACGGCAAATTCAAACTCTAAGGAAGCTAGATATTCGAGCGACCTAAAGCTTCGGGCCAGCCTAAAAAGCCTCTAACAACGAAACGCAACGACAAACTAACCTCTTTGTCGCTCGAATCCTCGTCGTAACCCTGCCTTTCTTGTCGTCCTTTGCAACGCTATATAGGTCGACAAAGTTACTTTTGTAAATACTAACTCTATTACGTAACGCCGAGGCATCGGCCTTAGGCTGCCTTTTCGTCGTCGACTTCGAGAACTAGTATCGGAATAGCGATAGCGACATATACCTATACCGTATCCTACGTAAACAGaagtatagctaatagtcGAAGATAGTTCGTTACTTCGAAACTTACTAGGGATTGCGCAAACTTAGTCTTAAAATCGCGCAGTTTGTTATGCTTAAAAGTGCAGTTTCTTGTCGTGTTTCTTATTTAAGGCGATTTTTGGCTGGCCCGAAGCTTTAGGTCGCTCGAATATGTCTCCGGTCCGATGGACTGCAGGTCAGCGTGCCCTTGTGCCTTTGCCTGTTGGAACTTCATTTGGCCACTTCCAAAAGAGCTTTGGTCTCGAGCATGTGCTTCGAGACAACGCAGTCGCGTATTTGCCTTTTCCGTCAGCCTTCGTTGATGTAGTGACATTTCACGATGCAGGCAGTCTTTCCAGTATTTTTATCACCCATCGCCTATGGCCTGCTACGTTATTGTATGGACGCCTGTTTCTTGCTTCTTGTTGTTCCTTATCGCTCTGAATTTGGTCATCACCTTTGCCGTGCGCTCAGTGGCACCCACAACGATGTCTGAGATGAGTCTATGCTTCGGCTGATATCGATTTGTACGTTTCGCCCACTTGAAGTGCGTGAGTGTAAATGCTAGTAATGAGTCCACGTATACTGTAGCCGCATGCGAGCAATAAGATGCCTTTACACTTGCCCACAGAGTCATCGCCTCTTGCACCGCAGTGTTGTGCATGGCCACAGCTAAGGATCGCGCTGTCTGTACGCGTTCGTCGCCATTTTTAAGGTTGCTGCCATGATCGGCGAGCAGTAAGATGACATTCATCATCTCGTTGTTCTCCAAGTCTTTGGGTAGTCCAACGATGTCGTTCTGTAGCCCGATGATGCGATTGACGTAGCCACGAAATTGTACGTGGTGTTGCGAGGTCCAGAAAGCAGAAGTGTCGATATTGTTGATGTCGTAGTCCTGAGGACTTTCATCTGTCACATTGCACGGCACACGCTGGCCGAGGTCTTGAAACTCTTTGCGATCATGGTCCAGTAGACCTGTCTCCAGAATCGTGAAGAATGGTGAGATTCCGATCGTTCGGACTCTGAGACTGAGATACTCTGCGGTGGAAGGAGCCACGAGGCTGTCGCGGATCTCAGACTCCAGACTCAATGCGTCCAATACGTCGATGATGTCGGAGAGAACTCTAGATAGAGCGTGCCCAGGCAAGTGCGATTGGCACTGTTCGATAAGACTCTGCGAGAGAGCGATGATCCGGTCACGGCTAGGGTCTTGAGACTCGCTAGTGCACACATTGATCTTTGCCGCAGCATGAACCGGCGCCGCCGTGTCATGGTTGTACTCTTCCTGGTCTGGACTAGCGTCTCGCAGCATCGAGATCGAACATGCCAGTATCGCTCTCGTCCTTTCACTGTCCAGTCGCTCGATCTCGTCATCAATATTGCAGAGCACATGAAACCATGCTGTCATAGCCAGGAGAGCACCTCGATTGTCCCTAACAACAGGGAAAGATTTTCGGACTGCCAAAACCTCTATCAGCGCTCTCTTCCATGTCCATCTTGGATTCTTCAGAGAACCGGTAATTCTGAAAGTGCGGTAGTGAAAATGAACCAGTCGACAGATGTCGAGCGGAGCTCTCGCCACCGGTACCTGGGTGGCGCTGCGTGCCGCGGTTTGAGAAGGTAGCAGCAAATTATACTCAGGCTCGATCGTCAGGTATTTCGAGTCTGGACGATCTAGATCGCGCTTCGTAATTGCCACAGGCGCGAATTCATGGTCCGCTGAAAGCTCGTCGGAGCAACAGGTCGACAGATCAGAGTGCTGATACTCTTGTCTGCTTTGACATTGACCGCGAAC
This genomic interval from Cercospora beticola chromosome 7, complete sequence contains the following:
- a CDS encoding uncharacterized protein (antiSMASH:Cluster_8), translated to MTQPWPTARAVVSENNMQSTGFNFDFPDPLTVVKPRSTDEQRESGWYGRELYSKARANSDGHQHQSHGPFELQANDKATDEQTKRVSPTESAIRVDSARASATPSGDSSEPSSARSQDPTNGSVVSLPPLPDGSSQAYSAYSALRKTLEPGASPRMMQDILSRETFLDALDNPPAKYRLREFTKVLIGSKHMSFLDQVQQHRKIMEESYSAIASIDERYLNTTPPARVVLPPQMNNELRTNVGTVLRETQPGMKNMFNEAENTVQETIYTQSYPHFVRLQMTLGASEALSGDRHRFQGLGDCFCLTKPSQVDNPIVYASDGFVAVTGYQRKDIIPRNYRIRHCIRTQKESVEFLLNYRKNGEPFWNLLYTAPLLDSRGQVAFYIGGQVNCSSTIQDKAGIMKILAISPDHQSEQEREQTSERTKNESPASELARRVEHLKSLRYREKAEVAPEPGLERSLVARNQDIALTDRIENFYNAYSKYLVIGYPSMTIQFSSAGISSVLLPSNSNAMTADRAPRPNQYTSRHVFNFLKDNMKKREKTDWTSKVRSSLKKGNPISVALHLQTKRSVVYRGDEKFMTHWTPLKDVQGKTEWVVLCLALVGGGQA
- a CDS encoding uncharacterized protein (antiSMASH:Cluster_8), which translates into the protein MESTSAPIATSAGGRSTAPKQTSSHNIAGQSWIPGQRPPKHNHTCKGEGGEVCEKAHIKARIKFHALAERGTVFPPDDGQFNQRQKFTLKQVHNRSILLYVVLEDDMAVHHTVKSRAAYSTIAEVWHEAHPTLMLKNRWFFHPCQYRASRYPHHDPENHLDDLVEDHISLCNWFQSDECRVWQENSWRRFGFQPRLDDILMPTVRAILMLYWPHIIQEEDGHGLAALVLTGDDAHLLSGPTSFASISNQKIPGYMGSEQIAYTSLSTAVKFLSDLDRREISADPTLRARIALRAEKCRRENIDLPEQHALPEPEPEVEPGPPQIHLPEAQADLVEPLSNQETAALGARARL
- a CDS encoding uncharacterized protein (antiSMASH:Cluster_8); this encodes MSTYSNESDSVRGQCQSRQEYQHSDLSTCCSDELSADHEFAPVAITKRDLDRPDSKYLTIEPEYNLLLPSQTAARSATQVPVARAPLDICRLVHFHYRTFRITGSLKNPRWTWKRALIEVLAVRKSFPVVRDNRGALLAMTAWFHVLCNIDDEIERLDSERTRAILACSISMLRDASPDQEEYNHDTAAPVHAAAKINVCTSESQDPSRDRIIALSQSLIEQCQSHLPGHALSRVLSDIIDVLDALSLESEIRDSLVAPSTAEYLSLRVRTIGISPFFTILETGLLDHDRKEFQDLGQRVPCNVTDESPQDYDINNIDTSAFWTSQHHVQFRGYVNRIIGLQNDIVGLPKDLENNEMMNVILLLADHGSNLKNGDERVQTARSLAVAMHNTAVQEAMTLWASVKASYCSHAATVYVDSLLAFTLTHFKWAKRTNRYQPKHRLISDIVVGATERTAKVMTKFRAIRNNKKQETGVHTIT